The Ficedula albicollis isolate OC2 chromosome 5, FicAlb1.5, whole genome shotgun sequence genome includes the window GAAGCTGAAATTTCCTTGtgtgagaggcagagctgtcctTTGGCTGTTCTGGGCTAACAGCCCAGGCCTTGGCTGTTAGCACAGTAAATTAATGGGGGGAAGGACAGTGACAAGGAGCTTGGGGCCCCTCGGTTACATTACCAGTGGTGCCACCACCACACCAGGACTGACTCACCCAGGGCTGTGTTGGCAGGTTCATCGCTGTCCAAATCCCGCTCAACTACAACCGGCGACAGATCGACCTGCGGCAGCTGATCCTTATATCCACCACCTGGATATTCGCCTTTGCAGTGGCATCCCCAGTCATATTTGGCCTCAACAACGTCCCGGACCGGGACCCCAGCTTGTGCCAACTGGAGGATGACAACTACATCGTGTATTCCTCCATCTGCTCCTTCTTCATCCCATGCCCTGTCATGCTGGTGCTGTACTGTGGCATGTTCCAAGGACTCAGGCGCTGGGAAGAAGCCCGGAAGGCCAAGCTGAGAGGCTGCATCTACGGAGCCAACAGGAAGCTGTATCACCCCCCAACCTTGatggagagagagcagagccGGCTGGGGTCACTGGAGTGCAGCCCCTACGGCCGTGCCGGCATTCCTGGGGAGTGTGGGATGAACAGTGGGATCCAGACTGTGTCCTACCCACACCTCAGGTACCCGCACCCGGGGCACGGGCGCAAGCGGGCCAAGATCAACGGCCGGGAGCGCAAGGCCATGCGGGTGCTGCCGGTCGTCGTCGGTGAGTGGCTGCCAGGGACggctggggagggtgggaaTTGTGCCACCTTGTCCCACCACAGAGCTCAGACTGGCAGGACCTGGGTGAATCCAGAGCAGTGCCAAAAATCACCACCCTTGGGAAAGAACACATGCAGTGTTTATAACCCCACCTCCCTTCAAGGCAAACCTGTGACTCCCAATAGCTTACATTCAAAGCCAAAGTGACACTAACTGAAGACTTTTCATCAATGTTTAGAACAGGAAGGCATCCCAAATTTTTGTCTGGGCGTAAGCCCAGCTCCGCATGTCAGCACAATTGCTACCTTTTCCCTGAGTGCCTGAGCTGTATCTATCTTTTTTGGCTCAGGCTTTGTTAAATTAAAGCCATTTGAACATTCACATCACCTTCTCTCTTTATTATCTTCCTGGCAGGTGCTTTCCTCTTCTGCTGGACACCTTTTTTTGTGGTGCACATTACCAGGGGTCTCTGCAagtcctgctccatcccccctCAAGTCACCAGCACTGTCACTTGGCTGGGCTACGTCAACAGTGCTCTCAACCCCATCATCTACACTGTGTTCAACACCGAGTTCAGGAACTTCTTCCACAAAGTCTTGCACCTCTTCTGCTGAGCCCTCCATGCAGGAGGAACCACTGGGTCATTTTTTGTATAGTTCATTAAAGATCTATTTCTGTGTCTGGTCTGCTGTCTTTGTTGGTGATTAGGGGAGGATGAGAAGAGCTGGCAGCTGAAGGAAGAAGCTCACCAGGTCCTTGTAGTAAGGTGTTAGAGGTGAGGGCCAGTGGATGCAGCTTGAAGTCTCTTCCCACTGGAAAGTGCCAAGTGTATCCACTTCTTTAACACTTGCTGCTTGATGTAAGCAGGATGATAATAGTGATTTCTAATCTTCTGGCTTCTGGGGTGGTATTAACAGGGCTGTGAGGTGACATGGACGTGAgtctgggggggaaaaaagctttttccatATGTCCACATGCCAGACAAGGGTACCAAGCTCATTTCCAGGTGTCCATATGCCAGGTGAGGGTGAATCTACCTATGCAACCTCCTTTCCCCTTATCCTTGATAATCTTAAACCCCAAAACTGGTTTCACTCATGTTTTACAAGGGTCTTACAAAGGTACCATAATGTTATTGCTAGTGCTCCAGAATTTCCTGTGAAGCCAGCCACATGATTCCTGCCAGAAATTGTTTCcagcctcaggaaaaaaatccttcataCCTTTAGGTGAACCTGCATGCAGTGATAGCCACAGCAGCCAGTGGGACAGGTGATCCTTACTGCTGAGGctcagaggggagaaaaaggacaTTGCAGAAAAATTAGTCTTCCAAGTAATGATTTGTACAGGATTGCTTTCCTGTACAAATTCAAGGGAATTCGCTtggaagcagaagagaaaagggaTGTTTTGAGTGTTCCTTTGACTAAAAATAGCAAGTGCTCAATTTCTCATCAGCAAACAGACTCGATTCCCACATGATTATATTGTGCATTTCTGAGCTGTTGCTTGCTGGGTTGGGCTACAGCTGCCCCACGTGCCAGGGCAACATGggctttccagagctgctgtttcagaGCTGTCTTTGCTACATCTGAATGCAGGATGCAAGAAACCCTGTAAATGAGCTGTGTTACTGTGGGCTCAATTAAGACTGTCTTCTCAATTAACTAATTGTCTCCAAGTTATAGACAGCAGCATTTAACTGTGAGCAGAAACTATTCCCGAAGTATTACTTTGGGAGGCAGGAATGAGCATTTTGCTATGGGAATGGAAGGAGTGgcctgttttttccttcccaggagTATCACAGATAGTTTCTGTTCCCATCCTGCCTCAGTTCCTGCTTGGCTTTTGTTGGAAGCATGGTTCCTTCTGGAAGAGCTGCATGCTGTGGCCACCAGCTCCTTGCCTTTGatggcactgcagtgctgccccctgctcagctctgcgTTAGGAGGAATAACTTTCCCAGGAAACAGTCAGGAAGTAACACTCACCACCTGCCACTGACTGTGGGAGCCCTGTCACCTCTCTCCACAGGAGACTCGTGACCCATGCCCCTTGGGGGCTGGTGTCGCCGGCAAACCCTCCAAGGGCGCTTCTGAGAGATCCCACTGAGAGAGATGGAAAACCAGCTCCTACTGCCGTGGAACACATGGAATGCAATCTATCAGACCTTTAAGATGCACAGAGGAAGGAACAGATTTGTCAGAAACCTCTAGTCTTTTCCATGGAGTTCACCTTTGAGTCTTTTCAGTGgcatttttgtctctttttagGTTGTCCCATAACTCAGGATAGAATCTTCTCTGTTTGACAGCATGGGGTTGGGTTGGGTCACTCTGTGGTtcaggtgaccctgcctggaGCTGAACAACCATCCTCATCCACCATCACCAAACTGGAGCAAACAAGAGCCAGGACAAGTGACCCCTCACAGGGGCTGTGACCCCTCAACCAGAGCAAACAACAGTGACCCTTCATAGGGGCTGTGACCCCTGACGGGGGCTATGGCTGGAGctaaaaaccaaccaaaccaaccaaccaaccaaccaaccaaccaaccaaccaaccaaccaaccaaccaaccagagGCTTGTGCGCCTGTCAAGACTCCTCTGAGGTCTCCAACCACAAATAAAGGTTTAGCTTAATTAACAAATAAAAGATTAACTTAATTTTCAAAGTAATAGATTAATAATCGAATCTCTTTTTTGGTGAACAAAGTAAGTAGTTCCCTAATGGTCAGCACATGTCTAATTAGCAGCTCCTACAGGGCTGAGCCCCATATCCATGTGTGCTCACCTTGGGCTTGATCCTGACCAGCTGGATGCTATGAGTGACATTCCAGGCAAGCTGTGGAATGAAGCTGTGCTTCCCTGTGGAGAAAACACCTCCCAGGTAGAGAGGGAGTACAGACACATATGTACTTGTTGGTGCACTCGCCTGTGCAGTTACCTGTACCACaaagtgctgccctgggaattAAGAGGAACCACTGGGCACACTTGtgttttcattgcattttatttaacaaCATGTTCTTTTTCAACTGTATTTAATTGGAGAAGTTCCAATGTGTTCCAGAtttgcccagcacagaggggacacaggaaaaacaaaaatcctttcaATGCCAGACTAAGAACTTGTACCGACTTTGTCAAGGCAATTAAACCAAAGATTCGTTTCTCTTCTCTAATGAGAGGTACGGAGGCCCCAGTAGGAGGAAGCACTGGCAGATCTCCTTGCAGCACCTGCTTTAGATCCATCTCAAGAGAGATGAGGAGACTGCTGTCATCCACATGGTGGAGGATCCAGTCAGGCAAAGGCAAAGCCTCCCAAAGCCAGtcggggctgggatggaagggaGAGGGTTCCAGATGAGGTTTTCACAGTCTCTGTATTATCCAAAGCTTTGGAAGGGGGTTAGGAATAGACAAATGCTGTCACAGTATCAAAAAGTCAATGAAAAATGAGTCTGCTAGTGAGGAGAGTGCTGTTGGCACAGGACAGACCGTTCCTGCCGGTCGCCGATCCAGCCGGCCCCGCGTATCCATGAACGGCTGCGGAGGTAGAGCTCACACGGTGACCTTCTCCATGACATTGTCCGGGACGTGCACCTCATCCCCTTGCACCGTCACCGTGGCTGACTGGCCGCAGATGTGCTGGTGGTCCTTCCAGTCCTGCCAggggagagcagaaggaaaggctGTCAGAAGAACAGGTCCTTGGAGAAGGGCCCTCACTGTGTGAGAAGCACTCTCTCTCCACAAACCAGACCAATGATGGAGGGCAAAGGAACCAGGCACTAGATCAATATAAGAGGTGAACTGGACTAAGAAGAATGCTGCCATCTCCACACAAACAACTATCAAGGATATCAGTGTCAGTCAGGTGGCAAATTTACTGAGTCAGAACCTTGATTTAAAGCCTCTCCTGAAAGGCAGCTCTCAACACTGAGCGCCCTTGAGGGACAGTGCTGTGCCAGGATACTAGCTCAGCTAGGACAGGAACAGATTCCTCCTAGAACTGACTGAATTCAGAACAGCTGACTCAGCCTGAACTGGTCACTCAGCAGAGCTGTAGCTGGCTAAACTGAACCGTCCTTTTCTCCAAGCAGGGGCCAACTGGTCTGAAACATGACGCACAGCAGCTTCCTCCATTGTACTTCACACCTGTTCCCACCTCCCAAGTTCACAATTGTAGAGTCTGCCCCACTGTATCACCTGCAGCATGACAATTAATGGAAAGGAAAGCTATGTCCTCAGTCccgcagcaggagcagcagggaaggaaggaagcagctCACCAGGAAGGGGCTGTAAAAGttctcccagctccccacagtTCCCAGTGAGGTGTCCATGCTTCATTTCTAGTGTTACTAGGATTTTTTGGATCACCTTTGGGAAGGTGTGTGTAAACCTGAGGACCTTCTCTATCCTTTTAACCCTGTCCTGACTTGCAGACCGGCCCCATCACTACAGCTTTGCTGGTGATCCCACTGGCAGGGTGGGTTTGGAGTGCTTGACCCACACAAGGTTCTGCTCTgactgcctggctgtgctgccattcCTCCCTCTGTGTTGACACCCATGAGGTGACAGCCCAagcagcctggctgtccccagggtcacACGGCCCTCTCCAGGGAACTGAATCCCAAGGCAGAAGCAGGCTGATACCTTCCGCTGGCAGAACGTGGAGCAGTAGTTGACTTTGTGGCATCCCGTGCACTCATTGGTGGCCTCCCTTCCGCAGTTGACGCAGGATTGctgtgggaagggatggagagggacatGTCACATACAGGCAAACCAGGGATATCACTGAGGTGGAACAGAGGTGCTGTGACCAGCTGGAATGCCAGAGCAGTGGGAAAACTCCTGCTTCCCACCTCAGCAACCAACCCACAATAAACAGGCCCAGTGGCCTCTGGATACCCCCTCAGAGACCCACTCTCCTTGCTCTTTTAGCAGGGATCactttggaaaatgaaatgcacctctgtttttctttctgttgggCAGGAAGCCCTTCAAAACTGTGTGTGGACACTGACTGCTCATGGAAATCCATCCCCACCACCCCAGGGAAACCTCCCTCCGGATAGGTCAGGTATCCATCAGTCAGGTAACTACAGGAGTCGGGTGTATCCCACCCAGACATGTCAGGCTGTGCACAGGCTATTGACACACAAGCTCTGAGTTTATCCCAAATGTAAAGGTTTAAAGGCAGATTTCACTggtggttttgttgggtttatAAACCTAGGTGCGTCTAAGAGAAGGTGTGAGGAAGGGCAACAGACTAAGAATACAGATGGGACCCTTCAGGTATTTTCCTAGctttagagaggaaaaaggaatcTGCTCCCATGGGATATGTTCCTTGGTCCTTTCCTGGTCATGACTACATAAGAAGTGTACCAAGAGGGAAACAGGAATCAAATTAAGAAGGCTCTAACAGGAACAAGGATTTATATCCAGAAGCAAGGCAAGATAGGATACACAGGTGAAAAATCACACTTCCTTTTTAAGGGATGTTTTTGTGTCTATCGCTTTCATCTTATCTTGGTGACATCAATTAACATAACCTGTATATTTATGTGGAAACATCATTGAACTGCCACCAAAATAGTACTTCACAGAGCATTCCACTTACAGCTCATTAAACTCCTGATAAATCATTAGCACGTCAGGAGCAGTGACAGGAAATGTTGCTGGGCTGTGAAAGTATCGTGGGCTCTTCAGTTCCTCCAGGCTCCTCTCTTTAAGCACAATCACCCTAAAAATCACTGCTCTGACTAACACCCGCTCTCACACCTTTCAGTGTACTTGCAGTGAACAGCTGGTGAGACTGAACTGTGTTTGTGCTCCTGATGTGCAGCTGGGGATTTGGGACACCAAAAATGGCTTAAAGCTGTGATCTGGGACTTGCAAAGCCTGCCCTGAAGGAACACTTGACTGGGGCTGTTTGTAATCTGCACAGTTactggaaaatgtggaaaaaacaCGGGGCATGGTTGTACCTGGAGATCTCAAAGAGAACTGAGCAACACAACACTAAGAGCTTCAGTCATGGGTCCAGAACTAACTCCCATTCCAAAAGCCAGAGGAAATTGTGGAGATACGAAAACCAGCTCACAGGACAGAAAGGAAGCAAGTTCTCTtcctgccacagctctgtgacagccacccaccagagctgcagcaccaccACTCGGAGGTGACAGAGACTGATGAACCTGGCCAGGTGACAgtgaaaaagcacagaaaactggAATGCTTGGTAAAGGGGAGACACTGCTTGGAGCACTGGCCCTACTAGGAAGGGCTCAGATCCCTTGCCAGAAGGccagacacagagcacaggattCCATAACAAAGACAAAACCTCTGTATCTTTAAATGAAATGAGACAAAGACCAAAAAGCTCTTCACAACACAAGACATCCCCAGCCTACCTTGATGATGATTTCTGTCTTCCCATCCACATCCTCTGTTTGTTGGAATAACTGGCTCTGGTATTGCTGCAAGGAAAACACACCAGACATGTCATTTCCCAGCCGGAGCATGACATGAGGGGCTGGAAAGGGCGCTAGGATGGAGGGTCCCCATGCTGAGCTGGGTCTGCCCAGTCCCACACTGCAGCTGTAAGAGGACAGGGTGGCCCCTCACGCCTCCCTTCTAGGAGAGGGACACTGTCACCTGAGACAGGGCAAGGAGCCAGTGAGAAAACGGCCTGAGGTGACAAACTGCCAGTTCAGCACAGAATTTCCTCCAAGCCCAGCTCCCCACTCAATCCAGCCACAGACTTGTCCTTACAATGGGGGGTTTAACTTTCCCACACGGGAACTGGGAAATTAGCACAGGAAACATGAGGAAAACGCCAAGGTAACAGGGTGAAGTGGCACATTCTGGGGCCAAATTTTGGGTCAAGTCCAGTGATCCTAATCCACTAAGAGGCAAAGGAGTCTGGAGGGAAGGTACAGTCCAACAAAAAtgattagggggaaaaaaagcccgCACAAAATTAACACACTTTAGGAGCAGCACTAACCATAATCATTATTCCTTCTTGCAACAGAAGAGTGAGAGGGCTGTAGAACAAGGTGTGACTCCATCACTCCTCTGGAGGTGATGTTCACAGCCTGCTTTGGCTGCCTGGCACAATCACTTCACACCAGCTCAAGCCCAACCAGGTGCTGCTGTACCTGTTGCAGCAGCAACATGCTCAGCAATGGGGGACAGGTGTTCCAAACCCAATCCCAAAATAATTATGTACTAACCCTGTCTTAAATGTATTTGGaatagttaaaaaataaaaaaaagccaaacccctTCCTCCAGGCCAAGCAGATTCATCCAGGAGTTGACACACATAAGGAGATTAAAGGCTTAATTTACAAGTGTATGATCTGAGAGCACAGTACTTATTCTCCTGTGAAACCACAACCTTAAAAACCTTGATATTACCATGACagaaattaagtttaaaaactCCAGGCAGAtggaggcagaggcagggaaacCTCTTGCTGTTGCCTGCCAGGGATGTGATCTGGTTTTGCCCTATTTGACAAGGCAATTCCAGCCATGCACACAccatggagaaggaaaaggtgtGGTAAGAGAGAGGAGCAAACCAGACACATTCAGGTCTTCCACAGAAACAGTTCCACAAAACCCAGAACCTGCAGTTCCCAAGAGAATCACTGCTAGTTTGGAGTACACAAGCCACTGTTTGCTGACCAGAGACATATTTCTTAACTGTCCCACCCTTTTCAGATTAATGCCATACTCTCCAGCCCCGAATTgatttaatctttaaaaagctttcagaTGCCCCAGATGTTTGCTGATTTAATTTTCCACCTTGCTTTCAAACGAGCAGGGCTCCAGAAGCATTCCGACTTTACAGAGGGCTATTCCAATTAAAACATTTGTGGGATTTCAACACTGGTTCCCTTTAACTTCTACAGAAAATCAATTTAAGACATTTCCCGAATGTCTTTATTATCCCCCAGCAATTCTGGCACAGAATTTGGTGAGTATGTGCAATCTCCCCATCCTAAAGTTTATCTGATATAAACAATGGATTAATGCACActcaaaaaaattacattgccCAAGGACACCAACGCATGTCAGTTCTGCctttaatatttgcatttttggcCTGATCTGCAAATGTCAAATATCTATTGCAAGAGACATCCAGCCTTTACTACTCCACTCACCCTAAATTCCTAAATGTCGTTCCCTTACCAAAAAATGCAGTAAAGCCAACACAGAGATACTAACCAAGGGATCAGATACTCAGCTACAACCTCATTACTATTGATACTCAAGAACTGTTTCTTAACAGCCACATGAAATTCCACCAGAGCAGTCGTACTTAACTAATCCCACGCAAAATGCTGCAATtcaggaaaaccttataaatgTCTCCGTATTTCCGTTTTTTGCAATACAAATATGCATTTTGGTAGTTCATATAAAcatggagctggagggagggcTCAtggtttgctttcctttccagaTATAATTCCCCAGGACTTCTTAGTAACACAAATGTGACCTTACTCAGAGGATCCTACCACTGCAAACCTGCACATGAGCTCTCTGTGAAGGAAGTGTTATTTTCATCTGAGGCACAGTGAGGCCAAGGACTTACCCAGGGGCGTGAAAATGACTTGTgggaaagatgaaaagaaaatttgaaggAGATCCTCAGTGTTGAAATAAGCCCAACAAACCATGACCCTTGAAcaaatttacagaaattaagAAAGCAACTGACTGCATGTCAGAACTGCCAAAATACTAAATTATATGCTAAAAAACCTCCCTGCTGGTGAAGCCTTTAGCTCCAGCACTTGGAACAGTTCCTTCAGAAGGGATAAGGATGTTCCCAGCCCCTGACACAGGGCTGAGATCTACAAGTAGGGAGGCAGAGTGCAAACCCCTCAGTTAGACACTTCAGAGCTGTGTGAATCCCACAAGCACTgatgctgcccagcacagagcacagctcctgctatTTAAAGCTAAGGCAACCTAACTGCTGGGAACAGGACAGTTCATTTGTGATATTAATGACTCCAAAGctcattaaataataaatataaatataacaGCAAAACACACTGTACTGAGCGATGTGCAACATACAACAAGGCACCTAAGTTTGTGTATCCAGTCGGGAACCGGCCTGTTTCTATCAGATCTCTACAACAGTGCTCTGTCCTAAGTCACTCTTCCAGGAAGAGCTGAGTCTGCAGCCCTGTTATCATCTCATCTGTGGCCCAgcctcaccctgcagctccaaCACAAGGACACCACCAGGAAAGGCTCCCCCTGTTTGCTCATCCTTGGAAGTTCTGTCAGTGGAACAAAGAAAGTGGCGATTAAGCACCAATTTCCTTTGTATTAAACTGGTCCAGAAAAATCCCCTACCTGAAGGGCAGGAAGACCGCTCTGTCTGCCTCTCATATACCTTAACTGCCCAAAAAGCCATGGGACCACACACGCACTCAAAGTGAGTCATTACAAACTACTAGGAAATTGGGAAAGGCCCTTTGACCAACACAAAAGCAGAGAGCCAATTCTTTGACCTTTAGTGTAATTGCTTCCCTGTACCAAGGAACACAGTTTTGTCCAAATATGGAATTCAcaagcagaaattaattcagagaTAGCTACAGAGTGGTACTGCCTGGATGGttccagccaccagcacagcttaGAATTGTCTGGATGATAAAAAATACCACCATGAGCATGTGGTTTCACCACAGTGCACAAGTGTGGAGTCCCCATTACACACTGATAAAGGTGAGACACAAGTGGTGTAActggggatgcagcagctcctggaaaaggtgttttctCTGGAAACAATCACGTGCTCATCCTTCCCATGTCAAGTCAGCTATGATCCATAGACAGGAGGGATTTTAACTCCCATTCCCAGGACAACCATTCCAGAAACCACTGTGAGGATAAACAGAAAGGAAGATGCACATAGACTAGAAAAAGAGCAAAGTGAAGTTCAACAAAAGCAGATGTTTATCTCTGAATTGTGCCATAGCTTCCAATATT containing:
- the DRD4 gene encoding D(4) dopamine receptor; this translates as MGNGTAGPPPAAAGHSIAALVFGILLILLIVGGNGLVCLSVCTERALKTTTNYFIVSLAVADLLLALLVLPLYVYSEFQGGVWSLSTVLCDALMTMDVMLCTASIFNLCAISVDRFIAVQIPLNYNRRQIDLRQLILISTTWIFAFAVASPVIFGLNNVPDRDPSLCQLEDDNYIVYSSICSFFIPCPVMLVLYCGMFQGLRRWEEARKAKLRGCIYGANRKLYHPPTLMEREQSRLGSLECSPYGRAGIPGECGMNSGIQTVSYPHLRYPHPGHGRKRAKINGRERKAMRVLPVVVGAFLFCWTPFFVVHITRGLCKSCSIPPQVTSTVTWLGYVNSALNPIIYTVFNTEFRNFFHKVLHLFC